A portion of the Pseudorasbora parva isolate DD20220531a chromosome 1, ASM2467924v1, whole genome shotgun sequence genome contains these proteins:
- the mta2 gene encoding metastasis-associated protein MTA2, whose translation MAANMYRVGDYVYFENSSSNPYLIRRIEELNKTANGNVEAKVVCLFRRRDISANLNTLADSNARDFEEESKQPSTSEQQKHQLKHRELFLSRQFESLPATHIRGKCNVTLLNETDVLTGYLEREDCFFYSLVFDPVQKTLLADQGEIRVGSKYQAEIPDKLAEVDSDSRVQEKLETKVWDPNNQLKDPQIDQFLVVARAVGTFARALDCSSSIRQPSLHMSAAAASRDITLFHAMDTLQKNGYDLAKAMSTLVPQGGPVLCRDEMEEWSASEAMLFEEALEKYGKDFNDIRQDFLPWKSLASVVQFYYMWKTTDRYIQQKRLKAAEADSKLKQVYIPTYTKPNPNQIMAPGNKPGINGATGYQKGLSCESCHTAQSQQWYAWGPPNMQCRLCASCWIYWKKYGGLKTPTQLEGATRTGSDAAPRGHMTRQEVQGMSPFTSSAGRAKLLAKNRQTFILQTTKLTRIARRVCQDILQSRRAARRPYASINANAVKAECMIRLPKAAKSAMKNRPIPRPSLINIVKELAIQAPLKLKAPRGAPTPINRNQVNQPRSVSALLGKRPFDNAGGHSFSTNGRPFASGMRAANQSVIKRQKVSQGDAPNPVVFVATKDTRALRKHLTQAEMRRAARKPHLPVRVKLPVPPRPLPVPILPSSTSEPIVLED comes from the exons GAGACTTTGAAGAGGAGTCCAAGCAGCCTTCAACATCAGAACAGCAGAAACACCAGCTCAAGCACAGAGAACTGTTCCTGTCTCGACAGTTTGAGTCTCTCCCGGCCACACACATACG AGGAAAATGCAACGTCACACTTTTGAATGAGACTGATGTTTTAACTGGCTACTTAGAGAGAGAG gACTGTTTCTTCTACTCGCTGGTGTTTGACCCAGTGCAGAAGACCCTGCTGGCTGACCAGGGGGAGATCAGAGTGGGATCCAAATACCAGGCCGAGATCCCTGACAAACTGGCTGAAG TTGATTCAGACAGTCGAGTGCAGGAGAAGCTCGAGACAAAGGTTTGGGATCCTAATAACCAGCTGAAGGATCCGCAGATAGACCAGTTCCTGGTAGTGGCACG GGCTGTTGGTACATTTGCACGTGCACTAGACTGCAGCAGTTCAATACGCCAACCCAGTCTGCACATGAGCGCAGCGGCTGCATCTAGAGACATCACACTG TTTCACGCCATGGACACTCTGCAGAAGAACGGCTACGACCTTGCCAAGGCCATGTCAACGCTGGTGCCGCAGGGTGGCCCGGTGCTGTGCAGGGACGAGATGGAGGAGTGGAGCGCATCGGAAGCCATGCTCTTCGAGGAGGCTCTAGAGAAATACGGCAAAGACTTCAATGACATTCGCCAAGACTTT TTGCCCTGGAAGTCATTAGCTAGTGTGGTCCAATTCTACTACATGTGGAAGACTACTGACCGTTACATTCAGCAG AAAAGACTAAAGGCAGCAGAGGCTGACAGCAAGCTGAAGCAGGTGTACATCCCCACCTA CACCAAACCGAACCCCAATCAGATCATGGCACCTGGAAATAAACCTGGCATAAATGGTGCCACGGGCTACCAGAAAGGACTCAGTTGTGAAAGCTGCCATA CTGCCCAGTCTCAGCAGTGGTACGCATGGGGCCCTCCCAACATGCAGTGCAGACTCTGTGCATCCTGTTGGATTTACTGGAAGAAGTATGGCGGTCTTAAGACCCCCACTCAACTAGAGGGCGCCACAAGAACTGGCTCA GATGCGGCTCCACGTGGTCACATGACCCGCCAGGAGGTACAGGGCATGTCTCCGTTTACCAGCAGTGCGGGAAGAGCTAAACTTCTAGCTAAAAATCGGCAGACCTTCATCCTGCAGACCACCAAACTCACTCGGATCGCCCGTCGGGTGTGCCAGGACATCCTGCAGTCCCGCCGAGCAGCCCGTCGCCCCTACGCTTCCATTAacgccaatgctgtcaaagcagAGT GTATGATAAGACTTCCTAAAGCAGCAAAGAGTGCTATGAAGAATCGCCCTATTCCTCGACCGTCCCTCATCAATATAGTTAAAGAATTGG ctATTCAAGCTCCTTTGAAACTCAAAGCTCCTCGAGGTGCTCCAACACCAATCAACCGTAACCAGGTCAACCAGCCCCGGAGCGTATCTGCCCTACTGGGCAAGAGGCCCTTCGACAAC GCTGGAGGTCATTCTTTCTCCACCAATGGAAGGCCGTTCGCATCGGGAATGAGAGCAGCCAACCAGTCAGTCATTAAGAGGCAGAAGGTCAGTCAAGGAGATGCTCCAAACCCTGTGGTGTTTGTGGCTACGAAAGACACCAG AGCCCTGAGGAAGCACCTCACTCAGGCAGAAATGAGGCGGGCGGCCAGAAAGCCACACCTTCCGGTCAGAGTCAAACTTCCCGTGCCACCCCGGCCGCTTCCCGTACCCATCTTGCCCTCCAGCACCAGCGAGCCAATTGTGTTGGAGGACTGA